The following DNA comes from Candidatus Eisenbacteria bacterium.
TGAAGAACCGCGCCTCCGGGACCTTGTAGGAGACGAGCAGGTCCTCGCCACGCACGAAGCGCACGCCGTCGGCCACGGTGAAGAGGTTCGACGCGTGCGCCGCGGCGCGCGCCTTGCGGCAGCGCGAGCAGTGACAGTGCTGCGAGCGCAGGGGCGCACCCTCGACGACGTACTCGACGCCGCCACACAGGCAGCTCCCGCGGGGCGGCCCGGAAGCGGCGCTGCGCGGCGGCAGCTCGGCGAGCGGGGTCATCCCGAAGCCGGGTGGCTCGGCGTCGAATCGCGGGATGTCGCCGCGGATCTCGAACCACGACGCCTTGGAGCCGACGAAGATGTGCGCGAGGGGGCGGACGCCCGGGTCGCCCTCCAGGGGACCCGCGGGCATCGCAACCCGGTCCTCCCACGCCAGCTCGCCGTCCGGGACGACCGAGCCGCACCGCCCGCAGAACGGCCGGAAGAACCCCGGCGACGACTCGTAGCGCTGGACGCCCTCGCGCCCGCGCAGGAACGCGAACCCGCCGGCCCGGCCCATGACGTAGGTGGCGAACGCCGTGCCGTGCGCCTTCCGGCAGCGCGAGCAATGGCAGTGCGACATCAAGTCGAGCGGCTCTTCGACTTTCCAGGCGACGTCACCACAGAGACAGCTTCCAAGCACCGTCGACATGCTGCCGCCTCGCTACGTCGCGGGTCGGGCAGCGTCAAACTGCCGCTCCGAAGGCGTCGCGCCGGCTTCGCAGAACGCTGCACGTCATCGCCGAACCCACAGCGCAGGGCGCTGGCCAGTGCACTTGCATGGGCCGAATGGCTTGCGCCGCGAACACCGAGAAAGGTACCTTCCCCGCGCCATCCGTGTGTCCAAGGGCCTGATCTGGCGAGGAGCCAACCGAATGCGTGTTCGTGATTCCCGAGCGTCGATCTACGCCGGGATCGTTTCTCTGCTGCTTCTGACCTCCGTCGCGCGCGCGGCCGACGTCGGCGTCACCGCGACCCAGCTGACGGTGACGGACAAGCTCGCCGCCGCCGGCAAAGCGAAGTTCCTCTTCGAGTCGAAGGATCGCGCCGTCACCAAGGGTCCCGGCACCGATCCATCGAGCATCACCGTCGACTTCACCGCGAAGTACGCGAACGGTCTCGCCGAGGGCGGCTTCGTGCTGCCCGAGGGCGCCGCTTGGGTCGCGAACAGTCCCAAGGTGGCGCGCTTCGTCAACAAGTCGGCGCCGGGCGGACCGACGCAGGCGAAGCTCGCGCTGATCAAGCCCGGCAAGCTCGCGAAGCTCGTCGGCAAGGGACTCGGCGATCTTCCGTTCGACGTTCTCGCCGCCGGCGCCCCCGCCGGCGGCGTCTACACGGCCTACTGCATCACGAACGGCGGCGTCCAGACGTGCCTCTGCTCCCAGTTCACCACGTGCTCCTACAAGCTGATCGCGCACGACACGGGCGCCTCGCTCGTCTGCAAGCGCGGCACGGCCGACGCGATGTGCCGGGCGCTCACGCCGGCGACGACCACCACGACGACCTCGTCCTCGACCAGCACGACCTCGTCGTCCAGCACCTCGACCTCGAGCTCGTCCACGACGTCGACGACCACGAGCTCCTCGACCACGTCCTCCACGACCACGAGCTCCTCGACGACCAGCAGCTCCTCCACGTCGAGCGCGCCCTCGACCAGCACCACGTCGACCTCCGCGGCGCCCACGACGTCATCGACCACGACCTCTTCGTCGACGTCCACGTCGAGCGCCCCGACGACCAGCAGCACCAGCACCACCGCGGCGCCCACGACCACCACGTCCTCGTCCTCGACGTCGAGCACCTCGACCACGCCGTCGACCAGCACGACCTCCACGAGCGCCGCGCCCACGACGTCGACCTCGAGCACCTCCACCTCGACCGCGCCCTCGACCAGCAGCACCAGCACCACCGCGGCACCCACGACCACCACGTCCTCGTCCTCGACGTCGAGCACCTCGACGACCCCGTCGACCAGCACGACGTCCACGAGCGCGGCTCCGACGACGTCCTCGACGTCGAGCTCGACGTCCACTTCGTCGTCGACCTCGACCAGCTCGACCACCAGCAGCTCCTCCACGACCAGCACGTCGTCCTCGACGAGCAGCTCGTCCTCGTCGAGCAGCACGAGCTCCTCGACGTCGAGCAGCACCTCGTCCAGCAGCACCACGAGCACGGAAGCGCCCACGACGTCCTCCACGTCGA
Coding sequences within:
- a CDS encoding GFA family protein, with product MSTVLGSCLCGDVAWKVEEPLDLMSHCHCSRCRKAHGTAFATYVMGRAGGFAFLRGREGVQRYESSPGFFRPFCGRCGSVVPDGELAWEDRVAMPAGPLEGDPGVRPLAHIFVGSKASWFEIRGDIPRFDAEPPGFGMTPLAELPPRSAASGPPRGSCLCGGVEYVVEGAPLRSQHCHCSRCRKARAAAHASNLFTVADGVRFVRGEDLLVSYKVPEARFFTQVFCRVCGSPMPRIDRERGLAVVPLGTLDGDAPMRPQRHIFVGSMAPWYTIADDLPQHAELPPVA